A stretch of the Lactuca sativa cultivar Salinas chromosome 9, Lsat_Salinas_v11, whole genome shotgun sequence genome encodes the following:
- the LOC111884540 gene encoding putative protease Do-like 14 isoform X2, giving the protein MGYVRHCSQLSIFFLSSFKTCVNPTSVPGVNKEPPFKETSESPKPCCGCLGRDTIANAAARVGPAVVNLSVPKGFQGLTVGKSIGSGTIIDDDGTILTCAHVVVDFQGFTSSSKGKVDVTLQDGRTFEGIVVNADLHSDIAIVKITSKTPLPTAKLGSSSSLRPGDWVVAMGCPLSLQNTITAGIVSCVDRKSSDLGLGGMRREYLQTDCAINAGNSGGPLVNIDGEVIGVNIMKVLAADGLSFSVPIDSVSKIIDHFKTNGRVVRPWLGLKMLDLNDMIVAQLKEKDVMFPNVTKGVLVPMVSPGSPAERAGFRPGDVVVEFEGKPVTSIKEVIEIMGDKVGKPMKVVVKRAKNTCITLTVIPEEANPDM; this is encoded by the exons ATGGGGTATGTCAGACACTGTTCTCAACTCTCCATTTTCTTCCTCAGCTCCTTCAAGACATG TGTTAACCCAACTTCTGTACCTGGTGTAAATAAAGAGCCACCCTTTAAAGAGACCAGTGAATCCCCCAAACCCTGTTGTGGATGTCTGGGCAGGGATACAATTGCAAATGCAGCTGCTAGAGTGGGCCCAGCTGTTGTCAATCTTTCAGTTCCAAAAG GTTTCCAAGGGTTAACAGTGGGAAAAAGCATCGGTTCTGGAACCATAATAGATGATGATGGTACCATATTGACATGTGCTCATGTAGTGGTTGATTTTCAAGGCTTCACATCTTCATCTAAAGGAAAG GTTGATGTGACATTACAAGATGGGAGGACTTTTGAGGGTATAGTGGTAAATGCTGATTTGCATTCTGATATTGCTATTGTCAAGATAACATCTAAAACTCCACTTCCAACTGCAAAGCTTGGATCTTCAAGCTCTCTTCGCCCTGGTGATTGGGTAGTAGCCATGGGCTGCCCCTTATCCCTTCAAAACACCATTACAGCTGGCATCGTAAG TTGTGTTGATCGTAAGAGTAGTGATTTGGGACTTGGAGGAATGCGGAGAGAGTATTTGCAGACTGACTGTGCCATCAATGCG GGTAATTCTGGTGGGCCCCTTGTTAATATTGATGGAGAAGTAATAGGTGTTAATATCATGAAAGTGTTGGCAGCTGATGGATTGAGCTTTTCTGTACCAATCGATTCTGTTTCCAAAATTATTGACCATTTCAAAACAAATGG GAGAGTGGTGCGACCTTGGCTTGGTCTGAAAATGCTTGATTTGAATGATATGATTGTCGCTCAGCTCAAAGAAAAAGATGTCATGTTTCCCAATGTTACCAAAGGTGTTCTTGTACCTatg GTAAGCCCTGGATCCCCTGCGGAACGAGCTGGTTTCCGCCCAGGAGATGTTGTCGTTGAATTCGAGGGGAAGCCAGTCACAAGCATAAAAGAG GTGATTGAAATTATgggggataaagttggaaaaccGATGAAAGTTGTAGTGAAAAGAGCAAAAAACACTTGTATTACGTTGACTGTGATACCCGAGGAAGCAAATCCGGATATGTAA
- the LOC111884540 gene encoding putative protease Do-like 14 isoform X1 gives MRHILRKVSLSKDNAFIRLVALATAGSGLAYKLDIEDSDMSMRVSIPTLSHYTLSSSWGMSDTVLNSPFSSSAPSRHGHPPLSLFSVNPTSVPGVNKEPPFKETSESPKPCCGCLGRDTIANAAARVGPAVVNLSVPKGFQGLTVGKSIGSGTIIDDDGTILTCAHVVVDFQGFTSSSKGKVDVTLQDGRTFEGIVVNADLHSDIAIVKITSKTPLPTAKLGSSSSLRPGDWVVAMGCPLSLQNTITAGIVSCVDRKSSDLGLGGMRREYLQTDCAINAGNSGGPLVNIDGEVIGVNIMKVLAADGLSFSVPIDSVSKIIDHFKTNGRVVRPWLGLKMLDLNDMIVAQLKEKDVMFPNVTKGVLVPMVSPGSPAERAGFRPGDVVVEFEGKPVTSIKEVIEIMGDKVGKPMKVVVKRAKNTCITLTVIPEEANPDM, from the exons ATGAGACATATCTTG AGAAAAGTTTCGTTGTCTAAAGACAATGCTTTCATCCGATTAGTTGCTTTGGCTACTGCGGGATCAGGACTCGCCTATAAACTTGATATCGAAGATTCTG ATATGTCAATGCGAGTTTCCATTCCAACACTATCACATTACACATTATCTTCATCATGGGGTATGTCAGACACTGTTCTCAACTCTCCATTTTCTTCCTCAGCTCCTTCAAGACATG GACACCCCCCTTTATCTCTTTTTAGTGTTAACCCAACTTCTGTACCTGGTGTAAATAAAGAGCCACCCTTTAAAGAGACCAGTGAATCCCCCAAACCCTGTTGTGGATGTCTGGGCAGGGATACAATTGCAAATGCAGCTGCTAGAGTGGGCCCAGCTGTTGTCAATCTTTCAGTTCCAAAAG GTTTCCAAGGGTTAACAGTGGGAAAAAGCATCGGTTCTGGAACCATAATAGATGATGATGGTACCATATTGACATGTGCTCATGTAGTGGTTGATTTTCAAGGCTTCACATCTTCATCTAAAGGAAAG GTTGATGTGACATTACAAGATGGGAGGACTTTTGAGGGTATAGTGGTAAATGCTGATTTGCATTCTGATATTGCTATTGTCAAGATAACATCTAAAACTCCACTTCCAACTGCAAAGCTTGGATCTTCAAGCTCTCTTCGCCCTGGTGATTGGGTAGTAGCCATGGGCTGCCCCTTATCCCTTCAAAACACCATTACAGCTGGCATCGTAAG TTGTGTTGATCGTAAGAGTAGTGATTTGGGACTTGGAGGAATGCGGAGAGAGTATTTGCAGACTGACTGTGCCATCAATGCG GGTAATTCTGGTGGGCCCCTTGTTAATATTGATGGAGAAGTAATAGGTGTTAATATCATGAAAGTGTTGGCAGCTGATGGATTGAGCTTTTCTGTACCAATCGATTCTGTTTCCAAAATTATTGACCATTTCAAAACAAATGG GAGAGTGGTGCGACCTTGGCTTGGTCTGAAAATGCTTGATTTGAATGATATGATTGTCGCTCAGCTCAAAGAAAAAGATGTCATGTTTCCCAATGTTACCAAAGGTGTTCTTGTACCTatg GTAAGCCCTGGATCCCCTGCGGAACGAGCTGGTTTCCGCCCAGGAGATGTTGTCGTTGAATTCGAGGGGAAGCCAGTCACAAGCATAAAAGAG GTGATTGAAATTATgggggataaagttggaaaaccGATGAAAGTTGTAGTGAAAAGAGCAAAAAACACTTGTATTACGTTGACTGTGATACCCGAGGAAGCAAATCCGGATATGTAA